Genomic segment of Trichoderma breve strain T069 chromosome 7 map unlocalized scaffold00007, whole genome shotgun sequence:
CGGCACGACACAACTCAAAGCAACGAGGCGGAGAGCGCCGACATCAGCAACCCACGCATGTCCCCTTGCTTTTCTGGTAAACGAACACGAAGAGACTAATCGTATACAGTAGAGAGTGTGATAGAGGGCAATAAGCTGCATATTCGAAGTGTCCGCCGTGTGTGGTATCAAGGGCTCAATTTTCTCTCACAAAACGAACAAACCACCAGCATCTATCGCAGCAGTAGCACGACCCGTTACCGATTCGAGGCGATAAAAAACACGCCGTAAGGCTCGCACTAAGGCGGGCACCGCCAACTTCTGCTGCATATCTAACTCGTAGTCACAGTTTCGAGCATGTACTTTGCTGCCTTGCTAAcaaagtacagtacagtagtgcCATCATTTTCTCATAAACCTGGACGGCCGCAGCCCCTCCCCTCCAGCGCGGAAACGGCTGGTTGCGGGAGCAGCAAGTTCGGTGCCTCACCTTTTTTAGGCGCCTCCACCAACCACTGGTGCTAGGTAGCTTGGGCTTTGGGCTTGGCTGGCTTTgggcaaaacaaaaaccgCGGCCACGCTCGCGGGCATCCTAGCAGCAAAAAAGTAGCGCCAGCCCAgcagagggagagggagaacaGTGGGAAAAACAAGAACGAGGGAGCGTTGGACCtagcccagcccagcaccAGCGCGGCCCTTATGCCGGTACTATACGAAGCGTGCAGTGACGCTCTGTGAGCTGTCCTGTGTCTCTGTCTCGTCGTTGGCCTTTTATCCGCGGCAGGATGAAATTAGAGCTGCAGATGTGCATTGGCCGTTAGCAGCGTGTCTCGTGTCATTAGGTAAACTGGCATTGGCTGGAACCATACGGAACCAATGCATTGTCATGCTCGTGCATTTGAAGCAAGcaccttttctcttccccgATATACTACTTGCAACAGGTATCATTACCATCACCACCCGTAATCGGAGAGCCATTGATTGCATCGAGATGCCCTCTGCGCACAGTACGGTGGCTAGTCTCCGCGAATGGGTCTTCCAGTCGACGCCTTTTGCAACAACGaacggagacggagaggggGAAACGTGACTCTGAGACCCGGACACGTCCAACATTGGCGAGATGACGCTGAGCGGCGTTTTCCCAGTCCAGCCTCGTTTCGTTTTTCTGAGGCTTGACCAGAACCAGCCGTATCTTCTAATGTCATCTGCTTTATGTCATGGTCCATGGTAGCTGTTTTGGTGTACTTGCAAGTCACTTGGCACTCAGCACTTGGGCTGCTAGTACAACGGGCGAGAGACAAGTACAGTAGCATCGAAAGGGcgcccctctctctctttgccCACTTTGCGCCCACCTTGTGTCGTTCGGCCGCCTCatttctttcccctcccttttttctgCTTGTACTTGCGCCTAACATGCAAGATGGCGGAGGGGCACCTATCTTGACTGCGCTCTGGCGTTGTTGCGCTCTCTGGTCTGCACAGCCCCTTTGGAGGATCTTTTTTATCTTGATATCTTTTATATTcatatatttttttttcaatttgTTTCTCTTGTATCTTGCTCATAGTAATTTGCCAGTAACAAGTAGCGCCGATGCACGGTAAGGCAATCGGCCCAGATCTCCTTTGCTCAGCGGGTCCGACGCTACGGTGCGGTGCACAGGCCCCGAGTACGATTCCTGCCTGCTATGTAGGTACATATCAGTCAATGCCACTGCATGGTTTCACTCTATACTTTTGTGCCTGAACGTTGCCAAAATGCAATGGAAAAAACTTGTCGAGGTCAATTGAGAAAATGCGATCGAGTCTGGCCTGCCACTAGCTTGCTTGACTTTGGTGGCCGTGATGCTTTGAGCCATCCGCTGCCATGCCGCTGCTACGAAGAAAACAGTGCAATAACAAGAAGCATCATTGCATCTGAGATCGAGGGCCAGTTGAGGAGACAACTGGGAGTGCAAAGCACCTTGTCCCGGCTAATAGCCCAGACTGCTGGTAAAAGGGCCCTTGACCCTGCTGTCGGCAGTTGCGGGAAATGGGGCCCAAGCACCCACGTCTCCGGGGGGCCGCGCTAAAcccaagctgctgcagtggTCGATgcacggaggaggaggaggtaCCACTCCGTCTTGTGTGCTTGTACCGTACTGGGCTGTAATCAAAAGATGAGATGACTTAGCATttagtacatgtaatcaGTCAAGTGAAATTTCAAGGAAAATATTATTATCAAATTGCTCTGCTACCACACACATACACTAGACACACATggacacacacacacacacgcaccGCATCGGTGCTACTGGCGCGCGCACTTGGTTGCTAGCTGTGCTGACCTGGCTGCCAGCGATCCGGCTGCTCGCGCTACTCCAGGTACAGTCGTCGCGGTGCTGGCACAGTCGGCTCTGTAGAGGTACCTGGCCGACGATGGGTCCAGCGGTAGGCGCTACGCCCACCTGTGCCCGCGTCGCCCGCACCCAGCCGTGTATCGCCTACATCGCGGCCATCTCTGGGCCTTGTCGCTTCCCTGGGTCGCATCCGCATTGGGTCCAAATCGGTCTCGCTCAAGCCACGGCTTGGTGGCCCCACCCGCACCACATCCAGGGCGTCCTTTGGTACGATACACTTTCGCTTTTTTCCTCCACTTTGCACCGCCCAAGCATATCCAAGGTACCGCACCGCACACAAGGTATCAAGGTACCAAGACCCAGCAACGGAACGAGGGGACCCAAAAGGTATGCCGCATGTAGACGCACCCGTGCCGGTACCTGGCTGCCCACCCTCCCTCCGCCCTGGCCGCCGGTACACACCCTCCGACACCAGCTCATCTGTACCTGCCTTGCTAACTGCGGTCTGCGGTCTGCGGGTGGGGCCCGACGCCAGCTCTCGTTCTGCCGCTCTCGAAGCAACTCCAACGCCCCTCTTCTCCGGCCTCGTTCTCCCTCATTCTTTTGCAACATTGGATTTTTCTTGGTTTTGGTCCCCAGCGAATTGCGCCGCTGCCCAGATAAACCTGCGCTCTCGAGCAATTGGGCTTTTTTAACAGCTGCGCTGCCCTGAGATTGCGCTGCCCGGACAGccaaaacgaaaaaaaataaagcgagagaaaaagccaccgccgcctccagtGACGAATTTACTGGCTCATACAACGCCCTCTTATCTCTTCTctcggttttttttttattgcaGTTGCCTGCGGCTCTGCTTCGGGCCCCGATTTCTTCATCgttgcttgctgctcttttCGTATTTGGGGGCCCTATATAACCTGATCGTCGCCAGTCTTCTGCCTTCGCTTTTACTTGGTCTTGTTCCTTGCGCAGAAACAAATTACCACTATCGACCACCAACTATTTCCCAACGTTCCCACTCACCAACTCCTACTCCCAAATACCTATCCCCTAATACACTTCCGCTTCTATCATCACCTTCAATATCACTGCCGCTGCCagagtctctctctccttaCTTGGCAACTGCTTCAGCGGCAGTAACAGCTCCGGCTTCGCGCCCCGGATCTGATCTTGAACGTGATAGATATTCAACCTTTACACTTCGGCAGTGACGCCGATCCGTCTCTACCCAAGCTTTCCACCAGACGGCTTCCGCTTCACCACTCCCGCTCCCTCAAAGTTCAGCTTGGCAACGTCAAACAAACCCAAACTCAACACAAATTCAActccctctctcctttgCTCGAGTCAGTGTCCGTCATCAGCGGCATCGAACCGGCAGCCCTACTCGTTCCTTGCCGGCCTTTGACATCCGACTTGTCTCCGACAACGATAGCTTTGCCCCCCCGGCCCTGGCCTGGTACGTATtgatttctctcttctttctcactcCCCACTTAGATCCCGCACACACACAAGTGCAGGCATACATACACAATACACACACCCTCCTCTCcacttttcttctcttctctcctcctccttctcctctctcctctcctcctcctctagCTCTACCTTACTTGTACTGCTCTCTACTTCTCTCCCCCACTATTATATatctctctgcttctcgctctcgccTTCTCTtatctcctccctctccttctACTAGTATCCCTCCTACCTCGTCTCTACCCATCATCTCTTGCCCTCTACCatcccatctcttcttccatcaaCAACCCATACCGTCACTGGTATATCTGCGTTACACACTTCAACCCGTCTCACGCTCCCTTGCCGACTTGCCTCCAACTGTCCGCTTTGCCCCTTGGGGAGCATCAGGCCAATCCGTGACATATGGACAGTCTCGTGTATAGCCATCGGTCCCGACACTAACACTATCCACCTCGCATAGGCACTCGCTGCTTATTCACACGCTGTACACACAGAGCAACAACCTTCAAACTTTAAGCCATCCAAAGATCAAATTCGGTTGCAATGGCCAGCCAATCACCTCTAAACCCTACATTCAAGGGGCACGTAGCCACCACCTGGGATGCACTTCTCCTCTTCGAAGCGTGCTTGCAGGGTCAAATTAACCATGTGCCTCGACGTCCGCATGATCGTGAACGCCAAGAGCTCATTTCTAGcggcaacatcttcatctatGAGGAGCATGCCTCTGGCATCAAGCGCTGGACAGACGGTATCTCTTGGAGTCCTAGCCGCATCCTCGGCAACTTTCTCATCTACCGCGAGCTAGACAAGCCCTTTCCTCCCGGCGAAAAGAAACGTGCGCTCAAGAGAAAACGAGGTTCTCAGGGCGTCAACAAGGCCACTCCTCGGTCCAACTCAACTGTCCTAGACCCGGCCACCATCGCCCGAGACCCAGAACGGTCGCTGGTCGGTTCTCTGGTGGACTCTTATCTGTTCAAAGAAAGGGGACTCGTCAAGAAGACAATTTCCATCACCTTCCAGGGTGTGCCGCACCATCTGGTCAGCTACTACAGTATAGAAGACGTTGACAACAAGTCTCTGATGACCCCGAGCGAGGCCAACTTCTTTTCACACATCAAGCCTCGCACCGAGCTTGTCATGTCCCAAAACTTCCGCAATCCTGTGGATGAAGTCACCTTGTTTGGCCAGGAAGACAATGGCTTCATGGGTGCCAACGCGCACTTCTACAACATGGGTGCCCACGTCGCCAACTTCTCCCCACACTCTCATGTTGCCCAGGTTGCCGATTACGGCTCTCAAGTCATGATGTCTCAAGCCCTGCCGGTGTCAACCATGGCCGTCGCTCCGATGGCTGCCTACTCTAGAGCAGACTACGAATACCTTGCCCAGCAGCACCAACCTCATGATCACTTTGAAGCTCAAGTGGAAGCCCAAGCTCAGGCGGAGGCCCAGGCACGCTAtgctcatcgccatcattcATTTCAATATCACGACCACATTCCGCAAGGTCAACTGCCGCAAGAGGCATTGCACCACCAGCAGatacaacagcagcagatgcaccaccaccaacagcagctacagcgccagcaacagctgcaacATCAAATGCATGCGATACAAatgcagcaacaacaacagcagtTTCACCACCAAATGCACCAGCCGCAGCCCGacgagcagcggcagcaccagTTGTCCCACCCATCACCGCACCAGCAAGATGTGCAGCCAGATGAGCAGCAACAGAACGGCGAGGGTTTTGACTGGTCCAATTATCAGGGACCAAACGATTACTACTATCCTCAACAACCATAGTAGCTTGACGCGGAGGAAGCCATCGTGAGTAGCGTATTGCCATGACAGCcctgatgatgatgcctgaCACGATGACTGACAAAAGCACCTAGGGCACTACCGTTGTCTTCTTTAATATGCCTCTTCGCTTTGGGCGCCTCGGGCGTTTGAAGAGAGGGGGTTTCTCATGTACATTTCTGTGCTCCTTGCTGGAGCCTCTCAAAACGGATTTGGCGCGGTGTTATACGGGTGGGAGCTttgcttttcctcttcttcttcttttctttcttttttctttctttcttttttctaattcttgctcttctctttatATTGTAATTTCTCCCTGGTTTCTTTTTACGCATAGTAATAGTGTTGCGGTGGGTTTTTTTACACACGGTCTTGAGGGCATGTGTTTTTCCCATGATGGGCCATGGCGTTGGGCTTTGTACAATTGCTTGGACCTGGAGTTAAATGGCGGCGTATACGGAGTAAGGTTTGCGCCATTGTTCGGAACTGGGCGGGATTTGGCTCGTCGATACTTTGGCTTGTTCGTATCATGGTGGTATCTGTGGGTTGATTACCGGCGTTGGATGGGATCTCTTTTAACGGATGGGCTTTTAAAAGTGCGTGCGGAGACTTGCTGGCTGGGTGGCCATGCGCTCTGATATACACACAACCAGCTGTACCTTAGTGATAGGTTATTGATACTCTGGATATGTCTTATATCTCTTTTGAAATCTGCATGTGATGGTTCTGTCTATAAATGTTTGTAGATTTGTGGTCGGCTTCATCCATGATAACGATCGACAAAAACCAGAGGCTACCAATAATAAACAAGTGTGTGTATAAGTGCATGTTTCACTCTCCCCTTGTTTTGTGCCTTGATTTTCTGCTTGCCAGGCTGTCCTGTCAAAACTACGGCTGGATGAGGCGGTGATCAGCAGATTTGCCGGAGGGGTGTGTGGGATGCGTCGCCGGTGATGTAATTGGAAAGCCATGATTCTGTTGAAAGTAATTTCCAGGCTGTCATTGTCCTTTTTACTTTTGcaggctgccattggctaTTTTACCTTTGCATCTCTATCTTAATCTTTATGTTTATGTTTAAAAGAAATTGAATTCAGTCTACTGAATCTGaattcagcttcttcacgTGCAatcctttgcttttttgggTTTCTGGTGGTGTTGGCGGCACGTGTTTGTTTCGTTCGGTACCTTTTGGCGAATGATGGTGTCCCGTGGGCTTTGCATGTGTTTAGGTAGATCGGTGTAGAtgcatcgtcgtcatttGATGCGCTCAACAAAATTCTGGAGGGGGGCCCCTTGATTTGGCAGAAGCCTTGTAGGTCGTATTGCGCAGGGCACTCAACGGATATAGATGCCTAGATTTGcccttgcttcttcttttcttcttcttcttttctttctttttttgaccTTGTTTATTCAAGAGGTCTGGTTTCTGGCCAGTGTATGTGATTCTTATTTAAATCTTTACGGCTGAACTTTTTTTGGGGTAGCTTcccgctttttttttttttaaatttagCTGGGGTTGCACccctccatcttccctccCGCTcctggagcttcttcttctttcttttgtcttttgtcaAACTTCGTTGCTGAGCACCTTTATTGGAACGGGTGGCACATAACGCAGCAATGCTGTTATTTCTACACAGGCGTGAGTTTTGGTCTTGCTTCTTCGGATTGTATCCTGGTTCTTAAGCTAACGTATGTGCTTGCAATGCTCAGCTTTCGAGGCGCTGGCGACgaagcttgctgcttctcccGACGAACGTAAGAGACTCTCTTCGACCAATACATTACCCTCCGTTCTGCGCAGCCTGCATCGACTCTAACCAATACATTTCGCCAACAGTTAAGTTGACCTTTTCGTTCCTTCTGTCGTACCCGTTGGCGGGCATCCTCAAGCGTCTGCCGGACGCGAAGCCGCTGCAAAAGAACATCTTTATTATATGGTAACTCGCCACAATTCCAACTTCAAGACTCCCcccttcagcttcagcttaGCTGACACAAATCGCAACGAACCAACAGCGTCTCGCTCTTCTACCTCGTCGGCCTCTTCGACCTGTGGGATGGCATCCTCACTCTGGCCATCAGCGCGGGCGGCACCTACGCCATTGCAAAGTTCCTGCGCGGCAGCCCCTACATGCCCTGGATcggtttcttcttcgtcatggGCCACATGTCTGTTAGCCACATCCAGCGCCAGATCGCAAACACACCAGACGTGGTCGACATCACCGGCGCCCAGATGGTGCtcatcatgaagctctcGGCCTTTTGCTGGAACGTGGCCGATGGGCAGCTGCCCGCCGACCAGCTGtccgagctgcagcagaaccGCGCCCTCAAGGAGCTCCCGCCGCTCATCGACTACATTGCCTacgtcctcttcttcccctcgcTGTTCGCCGGCCCGGCCTTTGACTATGCCGAGTATCGCCGCTGGATCGACACAACCATGTTCGACGTCCCCGCCCAGATCGATCCCGCCAAGAAGCCTCCCGTGcgcaagaagcgcaagattCCTCGCAGCGGCACCCCTGCCACCAAGAAGGCCGTCACCGGGCTCGTCTGGATCGGCCTCTTCGTTGGCCTGTCGGGCAAGTTTAGCCACACCCACGTTACCGACCCGTCCTTCACCGAGCGATCGTTCCTCCACCgcgtcttcctcatccacaTGGCCAGTCAGGTGACGCGCTTCAAGTTCTACGGCGTGTGGGCGCTGACCGAGGGTGCTTGTATCCTGGCCGGCTTGGGCTACAACGGCATCGATCCCGCCACTGGAAAGGTTTCGTGGAACCGCCTGCAAAACGTCGATCCCTGGACTGTTGAGACGGCTCAGAATCCTCGAGCGTATCTGGCTGGATGGAACATGAATACCAACAACTGGCTGCGCAACTACATCTACCTCCGAGTGACGCCCCGAGGCAAGAAGCCTGGTTTCCGAGCCAGCATGACGACGTTTGTCACCAGTGCCTTTTGGCACGGATTCTACCCTGGCTACTATCTCAGCTTTATGCTGGCCAGTCTGATCCAAACGTCCGCCAAGAGTAAGCTaatttcctttgtttctaTGACTGAAATATATGCTAACGCGACTGTGATAGACTTCCGCCGACACGTTCGCCCCTTTTTCCTCGATCCCATCACAGGAAACCCCacgcccaagaagaagtacTACGACTTCGCCACCTACCTCGTCACTCAGCTCACATTCTCCTTTACCACGCTGCCCTTCCTCGTCCTGGGCTTCAAGGACTCATTCCGCGCCTGGTCCCACGTCTACTTTTACGCCTTCATCTGGACCACGGCATCGCTCGCCTTCTTCGCGTCTCCCGGAAAGGCCCTGCTtaagaagaagctcgagagtCGTCAGGGCAAGGCTAGCGCCCGGCTCAAGCGCTCGACGAGCAGCGAGAGCCTCTCGGGCATGGAGCCGATTCTGGGCATCTCGAAGGATCCTGAGGAGGACATTGCGGAGGCTGTGAATGAGTTTAAGGCGGAGATTGCGGCGCTGCAGAAGCGGAAGACGcgatgattttttttttaaattaatttcTTGTCGGACATTTTTTCTTGGAAATGTTTGCAAGTGTGTGTGCCTTTTGGGACGAGTATAATGGAAACGAACAATAGACAAATGGGCGGGATTAGGATGGAATGTTTTCTTACATGGGAACGGTTAGAAGAGCATGCGGATTTCAAGGGGGGACGACCTGTTATATATGTAGAGAGACAAAGTGTAACCCTCCTATGAATTTCTCGCGTTTAGTGTATTTCTTGCTTCACGGATTCGTTTGTATAACTAAATGAGAGAATGATGTCCATGAAGTAAAAGTATAATGTGGTTTTATTTCATCTGCTTTTTGAAATCTAGcctttcctcctcttcttcttcaaaaacgcactcatcatcaacacccatcttttttcctcatcAAAACATCCCGCGAATCCTTGAGCTATGCGTATATATCGTACAATATCAGCATGTAACATTCGGACCTCCCTCCTCCCATCCATCGAAAAGATTCGAAAGACCCCCAACATCAGGTATCTATTCTCATGCTCCCATCCATCAAATTGTTAAAAAAAGTTAtgtatataatataaaaaaattgTGTTTATAAATATATCGAAAGAGACGTCAAAAAGGGGGTTTTGCGTTACGCATAAAAAGTCGTGTGTGTTTGTGCGTGTGTACACACATTTGTTGTTGTATAAATGTCTGTAATAATGTAAATGCGAGTGTGAATCGTTATCTCGTAAGAGTTgtgcgaaaaaaaaaaaatcgaagTGAAAAAGAATCCGAAACGGCGCCATCCAGAAAC
This window contains:
- a CDS encoding MBOAT, membrane-bound o-acyltransferase family domain-containing protein; translation: MLLFLHRPFEALATKLAASPDELKLTFSFLLSYPLAGILKRLPDAKPLQKNIFIICVSLFYLVGLFDLWDGILTLAISAGGTYAIAKFLRGSPYMPWIGFFFVMGHMSVSHIQRQIANTPDVVDITGAQMVLIMKLSAFCWNVADGQLPADQLSELQQNRALKELPPLIDYIAYVLFFPSLFAGPAFDYAEYRRWIDTTMFDVPAQIDPAKKPPVRKKRKIPRSGTPATKKAVTGLVWIGLFVGLSGKFSHTHVTDPSFTERSFLHRVFLIHMASQVTRFKFYGVWALTEGACILAGLGYNGIDPATGKVSWNRLQNVDPWTVETAQNPRAYLAGWNMNTNNWLRNYIYLRVTPRGKKPGFRASMTTFVTSAFWHGFYPGYYLSFMLASLIQTSAKNFRRHVRPFFLDPITGNPTPKKKYYDFATYLVTQLTFSFTTLPFLVLGFKDSFRAWSHVYFYAFIWTTASLAFFASPGKALLKKKLESRQGKASARLKRSTSSESLSGMEPILGISKDPEEDIAEAVNEFKAEIAALQKRKTR
- a CDS encoding gti1/Pac2 family domain-containing protein; this translates as MASQSPLNPTFKGHVATTWDALLLFEACLQGQINHVPRRPHDRERQELISSGNIFIYEEHASGIKRWTDGISWSPSRILGNFLIYRELDKPFPPGEKKRALKRKRGSQGVNKATPRSNSTVLDPATIARDPERSLVGSLVDSYLFKERGLVKKTISITFQGVPHHLVSYYSIEDVDNKSLMTPSEANFFSHIKPRTELVMSQNFRNPVDEVTLFGQEDNGFMGANAHFYNMGAHVANFSPHSHVAQVADYGSQVMMSQALPVSTMAVAPMAAYSRADYEYLAQQHQPHDHFEAQVEAQAQAEAQARYAHRHHSFQYHDHIPQGQLPQEALHHQQIQQQQMHHHQQQLQRQQQLQHQMHAIQMQQQQQQFHHQMHQPQPDEQRQHQLSHPSPHQQDVQPDEQQQNGEGFDWSNYQGPNDYYYPQQP